One window of the Xiphophorus hellerii strain 12219 chromosome 15, Xiphophorus_hellerii-4.1, whole genome shotgun sequence genome contains the following:
- the mrpl19 gene encoding large ribosomal subunit protein bL19m has protein sequence MAVCTRGLGKLATPLRFCRKLQHQNERLFSTSMCRPAADSEPPKFVPPSKPVIIDKTQTVASLRKFLSPEFVPPRQRTAPFKFFLERKDMIRRRKMLNIPEFYVGSILAVTMADPNASGKTNRFVGICIQRRGNGLGATFVLRNIINNQGVEICYEMYNPRIQKIEVLKLEKRLDDNLMYLRDALPEYSIVDPEMKPVPFSPTGEVPLNSLKVRMLPKPWSKHWERPKFNIQGIRFDLCMTPNQMAGAQKHAQPWREYDMLREYDTTELEEQILKEVQEEMSK, from the exons ATGGCGGTCTGCACAAGAGGGCTTGGTAAACTTGCTACGCCGCTGCGTTTTTGTCGAAAATTGCAGCACCAGAATGAAC ggtTGTTTTCTACATCCATGTGTCGCCCTGCGGCAGACAGCGAACCACCTAAATTTGTCCCTCCTTCCAAGCCTGTCATAATAGATAAAACACAAACGGTGGCTTCTTTGAGAAA GTTTCTGAGTCCAGAGTTCGTCCCTCCCAGGCAGAGGACGGCTCCTTTCAAGTTTTTCTTGGAGAGGAAAGACATGATTCGCAGGAGGAAAATGCTCAACATTCCCGAATTCTATGTTG GCAGCATTCTTGCAGTGACCATGGCTGATCCTAATGCTAGTGGAAAAACAAACCGCTTTGTGGGTATCTGCATCCAGAGGCGTGGAAACGGGCTGGGCGCCACTTTTGTCTTAAGGAACATCATCAATAATCAAG GTGTTGAGATCTGCTACGAGATGTACAATCCTAGGATCCAGAAAATTGAAGTCCTGAAGCTGGAAAAAAGACTGGACGATAACCTTATGTACCTTAGAGACGCTCTGCCTGAGTACAGCATAGTGGACCCAGAAATGAAGCCTGTGCCCTTCTCCCCTACTGGAGAAGTGCCTCTTAACTCG CTCAAAGTAAGAATGCTTCCAAAGCCGTGGTCCAAACACTGGGAACGGCCCAAGTTCAACATCCAGGGCATCCGCTTCGATCTGTGCATGACGCCCAATCAGATGGCGGGTGCCCAGAAACATGCACAGCCTTGGAGGGAGTATGACATGCTGCGGGAGTATGACACCACCGAACTAGAGGAACAGATCCTCAAAGAAGTGCAGGAGGAGATGAGCAAGTGA